A region of the Gemmatimonadota bacterium genome:
CGACGCCGTTCAGCTATGCGCTGCCGCTGGTTGGGCATCGGTCGACGGCCGTTTTTCGCGAGCGCTACCGTCGCGCCTATCTCGCCGCCCTCGCCGACCCTCCGGCGTACGTCGTCGTCGGGCTGCTCTTCTCCGGCAAGGAGAAGACGCTGGCCGACTTTCCGGAGTTCCGCGACTTCCTGGCGCAGCACTTCGTCCTCGAGACATCGTTCGGGAACGTCGACCTGTACCGACGACGCGGCGCGGCGTCCGCCGTCCCGTGACCGGCGGCGCGCGTGGAGCGAGTCGCGGCCCTCACGTCCCTCGCCGATGACGCACGACGAACTCCTGCAGGTGCTCGACTTCCTGCGCGCGGCCGAATCACTCAAGACCGTCGTGCGCAGCGGCTGGACCTCTGCCGGCGAGCGCGAGGGGGCGGGGCGCACCCGGCCGGCCCCCCCTGGGGGCGGGGGGGGGGGGCCCCGCCCCCCCGGGGGGGCGTCCGCGGGGGGCTTGCTCCCCCCTGCCGCGGGCCCCCCGGGGGGGCGGGGGGGGGGGGGGCCCCGGGGCCGGGGGGGGGGGGGGGGGGGCGAGGAAGAAGACGTCCGACGAGCGGCGCGACCTGCTGACCCTCGTCGCCGCGCTGCCGGCAGTGCCGCGCGAGGAGATCGTGGCGCTGTGGGACGAGTACGAGGCGGGTGTGACGCCGGAGGCTCGGCTGGCCAAGGGGCTCGACAAGCTGGAGACGATCCTGCAGCACACGCAGGGGAAGAACCCGCGCGACTTCGACTATCGCTTCAACCTGGACTATGGGCGCCGGTACGCCGAGGGGCACCCGCTGCTGGCCGAGCTGCGGGCGATCCTGGACGAAGCGACCGAGCGGCGCGCGCGCGAGGCGGCGCAGGACGACTGACCCGACCGCTCCCGGCCCGCGGTCGCCGACGCGCCGCCCGCGCTGATGCGCGTGCCTGACGAGCATCTGCACGGCCGAGTTTGGTTGTCGCGACGTCGCCGCCAGGGGAGCCGCCGTGACGAGATGGCGGACGAGTCTGCCTGACGAGTGCCATCACGCCGTCGAGCCTGCCTGACGAGTGTTTGCGCTGTTGGTGACGCAGGAGACAGCGCAGGAGGGTACCTCGGACGCAATCGTCCGGGACCTCAACAGGAGATGTGTCCGTGGCACTCTGGAAGGAACAGACGCCCCCTCGGAAAGAGGGTGCCGGCGTCGCAACGGAGCCGGCCCCACGCAAGGATATCGATGCGCCGGGTGACCTGGCGTATGCGCGCGAAGCCCAGCGGCGCACGTCGCCACGCGACGCGACCGAATCGGTGATCGGCGCCGACCTCACGATCGAGGGGAAGATCGACGGCAGCGGGCACATCCGCATCGCAGGGCGCTTCAAGGGCGACGTCACGGTCGAGGGGAATCTCACGAT
Encoded here:
- a CDS encoding polymer-forming cytoskeletal protein; its protein translation is MALWKEQTPPRKEGAGVATEPAPRKDIDAPGDLAYAREAQRRTSPRDATESVIGADLTIEGKIDGSGHIRIAGRFKGDVTVEGNLTIESGAKLSGGVRANSVTIAGELEGNVLDAARVELLASGVLVGDLKADSLTVAAGSRMRGRVEFGWSEAPTSPIAIVRENGAAP
- a CDS encoding HD domain-containing protein, coding for MPASARGRGAPGRPPLGAGGGGPAPPGGRPRGACSPLPRAPRGGGGGGGPGAGGGGGGARKKTSDERRDLLTLVAALPAVPREEIVALWDEYEAGVTPEARLAKGLDKLETILQHTQGKNPRDFDYRFNLDYGRRYAEGHPLLAELRAILDEATERRAREAAQDD